A window of Candidatus Bathyarchaeota archaeon contains these coding sequences:
- a CDS encoding zinc metalloprotease HtpX gives MANLSQLKAAMGISIFLSAFIFGLFVFGIVYFLELDTFTGLFVALGASALFILFQYAIGPVIVAATTRLHYLKPGENPWLENMVKELAQKSGLPMPKLATVPDNSPNAFTFGRTTSSATLAVHEGLLRTLNKQEIEAVIAHELGHIKHKDYIVMTVLSALPLIAYIIAQAALRAGMISSMSSRGRRNQKEGNAGAALIVIGIVAFIVYILTFLIVMRLSRLREHYADAFSAYLTGSPHGLQSGLAKITYGLSISPKPPEGARAFYIGDPATAKQEIKRVMSKKDEYDLDNDGVLNERELSLAMEKEANDTWVQMNSLFATHPPTYKRIMLLREIEQEMNTGQYTDDQMYRHV, from the coding sequence ACTTAAAGCCGCAATGGGAATCTCCATATTCCTATCAGCATTCATCTTTGGACTCTTCGTCTTCGGCATCGTCTACTTCCTAGAATTAGACACATTCACAGGGCTGTTCGTAGCTTTAGGTGCCTCAGCACTGTTTATCCTCTTTCAGTATGCCATCGGCCCAGTCATAGTCGCGGCAACCACACGGCTACATTATCTAAAGCCAGGTGAAAATCCGTGGCTTGAAAACATGGTTAAAGAGTTGGCGCAAAAAAGCGGGTTACCCATGCCCAAACTGGCAACCGTGCCCGACAACTCGCCCAACGCGTTCACGTTTGGCAGAACTACCAGCAGCGCCACCTTAGCCGTACATGAAGGGCTGCTTAGAACCTTGAACAAGCAGGAAATTGAGGCTGTCATCGCTCATGAACTGGGGCACATCAAGCACAAAGATTACATAGTTATGACGGTTCTTTCAGCTTTACCGCTGATTGCATACATCATCGCTCAAGCCGCGTTACGTGCAGGTATGATTAGCTCCATGTCAAGCAGGGGGCGACGGAACCAAAAAGAAGGAAACGCAGGCGCCGCCCTAATCGTTATCGGTATAGTTGCGTTCATAGTCTACATCTTGACGTTCCTTATCGTCATGCGCCTAAGCCGTCTTCGCGAACACTACGCTGACGCCTTCTCCGCTTATTTGACGGGGTCCCCGCATGGTCTGCAGAGTGGTCTTGCAAAAATTACTTATGGTTTATCTATTTCACCTAAGCCGCCTGAGGGTGCCCGTGCATTCTACATCGGTGATCCAGCTACTGCAAAGCAGGAAATCAAGCGTGTTATGAGCAAGAAAGACGAATACGACTTGGACAATGATGGAGTTCTAAATGAGCGTGAACTCAGTTTGGCCATGGAGAAGGAGGCTAATGATACATGGGTGCAGATGAACAGTCTCTTTGCAACTCACCCTCCAACCTACAAACGTATAATGTT